The genomic window GATAATGCCACCCCCTGCCCACAGTTGTCAGATTCAAATAAAATCACATTTTGCCCTTGAATAAAACTAGGAGAGACTTATAATGATACTTAAAGACAAAAATCGTCTTTTAAACATAAAACAAAGATAAAAATAATAGATAAGGTGATAAAATGACAGAAAAAAGATTTGAAGACTATGTTGAGAATGATCAGGAAAGAAACGAAGGTCATGTAGATACCCGGAACCACAACTTCGAATGTGAAAATCCAGATAAGCATCTGGGATGCGACCCGGGAATTGATGTGGCCGGTTAAACCCCTTCGGATTTAAACCTCAGGGCGGTGATGAAATTGCCGCCCTGACTATTTGAAGCAGTCTAACACAAAAACCAGAATGAAAAATCAATTCTGAATGATTCGCATCACACGGTATCAAAACTCTTAAACTGCATGGTAAAGGTGCCGCGACCTTGGGTGGCTGAACGCAGGGCAGTGGAATAACCAAACATCTTTGACAAAGGAACCACAGCTTTGATGACCTGGATGTCTGATTTCGGAGTTATGGATTCCACCTTGCCCCCCCTGGCGTTAAGATCTGCTATGGCATCGCCCATATTCGCATCCGGTACAAATACCTCCACAGCCATGATCGGTTCAAGCAAGGCCATTTTCGCATTTTTCAAGGCCTCTTTTACAGCCATGGCCGCACAGACACCGAAACTCAGCTCCGAAGTTTTTCCTTCTTCGCTGAATCCGTCAGCCAGAACAATCTCAACATCTACGATGGGATATCCTTTGAGAAAGCCGCCATCCAAACTTCCCCGAATCCCGGTTTCAATATTTGGAATATACTGGGGTGCAATTTTTTCTTCTGGCACGAGGCATTTAAAGGTAACCCCTTCACCTCGACTTAAAGGTTTAAGTTCCACCGTGACGTTGGCATAATGGGATTTGCCCTGGATCTCCCGCTCAAATACAGCCTGACCGGTTGCAGGGGCTGTAATTATTTCCCGGTAAACAACCTGGGGTTTGCCCACATTTACATTGGTGTTGAACTCTTTAAGCATCCTTGAAATGATAATTTCAAGATGAAGTTCGCCCATACCCGACAAAATAGTCTGACCGGTCTCTTCATCCTTACTCACCTTAAGGGTGGGGTCCTCGATCATGAATTTTTCCATTACATCATCAAGCTTTTCCTGGTCTGCATGGGTCTTGGGCTCAATGGCAATGGAAATCACCGGCTGTGCATATTCCATCTTTTCCAACAAAACCGGATGATCAGAATTGCAAAGGGTATCGCCGGTCACCGAACTTTTAAGCCCCACAATGCCGACGATATCACCAGCCGAGGCCTCATCCAGTCGCTCACGCTTGTTGGCGTGCATCCGTAAAATTCTGGATAATTTTTCTTTGCGTTTCAGGGCCGGGTTAAACACATCCCCCCCCGAAGCAATTTTTCCCGAATAAATCCGGGCAAAGGAGAGTTTACGACCTTCGATCATGGAGACTTTAAAAATCAATGCCGCCAGCGGACCATTTTTCTCCGGCTTGAATTCAAGGATTTCCTCGGTTTCAGGATGCTCGCCTTTCACCGGCGGGACGTCCTTGGGACTTGGCAGGTAATAGTCAATGGCATCCAGAAGCGGCTGTACCCCTTTGTTTCTCAAAGCGGATCCGCAAAGCACAGGCACCATATCCCGGCGGATGGTCGCCGCCCGGATGGCCGCCCGAAGCTCATCCACGGAAATCTCTTCTTCGCCCAGGTACTTTTCCATGATGTCATCATCAAGTTCGGACACCGCTTCAAGCAGTTTATCCCGATATTCTTCTGCCAGCGCCATAAATTCATCTTCAATGGGGCCAGCTGTGTATTCTGCACCTAAGGTTTCATCATTCCAGGCAATCTGCTCCATGGTCAAAAGATCAATAACGCCCTGGAAACGGTCCTCGGCTCCAATGGGGATCTGTATCATTACCGGATTGGCAGATAATTTTTCTTTGATGGAATCACAAGCGGCAAAAAAATCAGCCCCTGTACGGTCCATTTTATTAATAAAGGCCATTCTAGGAACCTTATACCGATCGGCCTGACGCCAAACCGTTTCGGACTGGGGCTCTACCCCACCCACGGCGCAAAACACGCCAATAGCACCGTCCAGAACACGCAATGCCCGTTCCACCTCCACGGTGAAATCCACATGGCCCGGGGTGTCGATGATTTGAATATTGGCCTGTTTCCACTGGCAGTAGGTTACGGCCGAAGTAATGGTAATCCCCCGGTCCTGTTCATCCTGCATCCAGTCCATGGTGGCCTCGCCGTCATGAACTTCGCCTATCTTATGGGATCTTCCCGTGTAATAGAGAATGCGCTCTGTCACCGTGGTCTTGCCCGCATCAATGTGGGCCATGATCCCGATGTTCCTGATTTTTGATATATTTTTTGGCTTACTCATAGGTATCGAATCTCTATTAATAATCAGCTTAATATACTTAGTGTCTGAACGAAAACCTGGATATTTTGTCGAGTACAAGGCGAGCGTAAATTTTAACCGGAGGAATACATGAAGTATTTCGAGGATTAAAATTTGCGACCAACGAAGTAATCGGCAAAATTTACGTTTTTCGGTCGGGCACTATTTAGCATAGTGTTGATACAGTATTGCCCATAAGGTGTCAAGAAAATAGCTTGCAAAAAACAGCCTGGTTTTATAGAATTACTGTTCTTGGTGCAGATCTTAAATTCAGTTCTGCATTACGCAGCAACCAAGTCGATTGGAGGCGTCCAGATTATTTTATGGTTCATTTAATATTATGATTCCCGGATTTGAAGCCATAGTTGAAGAGCGTATCAAAGCCGCCCAGAAACAGGGCCGGTTTGACAACCTTGAAGGCAAGGGCAAGCCTTTATCCTTTGAGGATAGCCATGTGCCCAATGAACTTCGCATGGCCCATAAAATTTTAAAAAATTCAGGTTTTTTGCCCCCTGAGGTTGAAATCAGAAAACAGATGACCCATGTACGTGACCTTATGGACCAAACCGGGCAGACCTCTAAGGATCAGACAAAGCTGCACAAAAAATTAAATTACCTGATGGCCAAACTTGATGCGGTCCGTTCGACCGGACCTGGTAACACTTTGGCCCGGGACCAGTACAGAACTTCATTATTGAGAAAAGTCAAATGAGTATACGCAAAAAAGACAAAGACGGAGTATTCAAAAACATTTTTGTTGCCTATTTCATACTACTGCTTCACGTATTTCTTCTGGCCGGCATCGGCCTCACCGCACTACTGTTCAGGGGCATTTATCACTACCTTCCATGGATCATGGGCGGCATTGCCATCCTGGTACTTTCCATTGTTTGGTTCATCTATGCCAGGATGAGAGCGACCTCTTCCTCCCTGAGCCAGGTACTGGGCACCCCGGAATTTCAGGATCGGGCTGTTGAAATAAGACTGCTTGGCGGCCTTGCATCCTTTGAAATAAAAGCCAAAGACCCGGCTCTGCTGCCGAACCACACCGGCTTCTCCCCCTATTCCGACGCACAGCTCATCGAAAGTGCAAGTGACCAGGCCGAACGCAGATTGATAGAACTTAACGGGCTTTATGAAAAGGATTTGATCTCCAAAGAAGAGTTTGAAAAAGTGCGTCAGAGGATCATCCAGGGCTGATCATACTTAGCAGAATATCCATTGCTGAACGTCCACAAGACCAAAGGGAAGATCTATGAAAAAAATCAGGCTGGCCCTGTTATCGGGCGGGGTGTCCACAGAGCGGGACGTGTCTCTAAACAGCGGGAATCAGGTATTTGAAGCACTTGATAAAACAAAATACGACATCAAACGGTATGACCCTAAATTTGATCTGGCAAAACTTGTTACAGATGCACCGGATATTGATGCGGCCCTGATTATTCTCCATGGGCCCTTTGGGGAAGATGGTACGGTTCAGGGGCTTTTAGATCTGTTAAACATCCCATATCAGGGCGCAGGCGTTTTAGGATCTGCCGTTGCCATGAACAAACTGATCGCCAAAAGACTTTACCGCCAGGCAGGCATTCCAACACCTGTCTATTTATCCATTTGTACTCATGCACCAGATCCTGATCCTGAAAAGTTAAAGGCGCTTGGCCTTCCCCTTGTGGTCAAACCGGTCTGCGCCGGTTCTTCGGTGGGTATGAGCATCGTATCTGATTACAAAGACCTGTCACAAGCCATTGAAAAAGGGTTTCAAAACGATGATACGTTGATCCTCGAACAATATATCAAGGGTACGGAGCTGACCTGCGGCGTATTAGGCAATCAAGACCTTGAGGCCCTGCCTGTTATTGAAATAGTTCCCGGCGACGGCCATGATTTTTTTGATTACCAGGCCAAATACGTGGCTGGGGAAACCAATGAAATCTGCCCGGCTCGCATTGATGAACAGACCACACAGCAGGTACAAAAATTAGCCATTGAAGCTCACAACGCCCTGTTTCTCAAAGGTTATTCCAGAACGGACATGCTGCTTTTGGACGGCAAACTGCATGTTTTGGAAACCAACACCATCCCCGGCATGACAGCCACCAGTCTCTATCCCCAGTCCGCAGCCAAGGCGGGCTATGAATTTGGTGTCCTAATGGACAAACTTATTGAACTTGCCATAGAAGAAAATAAAAGAACGAATTTAAGGAGAGCCCAATGAAAATCCTTGTAGTCGGCAGCGGCGGCCGGGAACATACCCTGGTTTGGAAAATTGCCGAAAGCCCGCTTGCAGATAAAATATACTGTGCCCCGGGAAATGCAGGCACTGCAACCCTGGCTGAGAATGTAAATATCGGCGCTGAAGATATTGATACCCTGGCAACTTTTGCCCAAGAGAACCAAATAGATTTAACTGTTGTGGGACCTGAAGGGCCTTTGGTAGCAGGCATTGCAGATGTTTTTGAAAAAAAAGGACTGGCCGTGTTCGGTCCGTCCGGTGCCGCAGCACAGCTTGAAGGATCCAAGGTTTTTTCAAAAAACCATATGCTCAAGTACGGCATTCCCTGCGCCGCAGGCAAAGCCTTTACCGATCCAGGTCGGGCCAAACTCTATGCAAAAGCCCTGGGCGCACCCTGCGTGGTTAAGGCGGATGGACTGGCCGCCGGCAAGGGGGTCATTGTCTGCACAACCCTTGAAGAGGCAAACACCGCCATTGACGACATGCTGGAAGGCAACAAATTCGGCGATGCCGGCGCCGTGGTCGTGGTGGAAGAGTGTCTTAAAGGCGAAGAAGCCTCCTTTATTGTCTTCACAGACGGCAACACCGTGCTTGCCCTGCCCGAATCCCAGGACCATAAACGGATATTTGATGATGACAAAGGCCCCAATACCGGGGGCATGGGCGCATATTCGCCTGCGCCTGTTTTGGATCATCTGCTGCGCACAAAAGCCATGGAAGAGGTGATGATCCCGGCCGTCAAAGGCATGGCCAAGGAAGGCACGCCCTTTAAAGGGGTGCTCTACGCCGGATTAATGGTGGACAAGGATAGCATTAAAGTGCTGGAATTCAACACCCGTCTTGGCGATCCTGAAACCCAGCCCATTCTCATGCGGCTGAAAAACGATATAGTGCCTTTGATGGAGGCCTGCTGCAACGGGACCCTGCACAACCATAAAATCCAAATTGATCCCCGGGCTGCCATGTGTGTGGTCATTGCTGCCGGCGGATATCCGGGATCTTATGAAAAGGGCCATGAAATCACAGGGCTGGATCAGGCCAATGAAGTCAAGGATACCGTGGTATTTCATGCCGGTACAGCCATGGACAACGGCAAAGTTGTGGCATCCGGCGGCCGGGTGCTTGGGGTGACATCCCTGGGGGATACGGTTGAAGACGCCATCAATACGGCCTATGAAGCCTGTGCAAAAATTGATTTCAAGGATTGCTTTAAAAGAAAAGACATTGGCGCCAAGGCATTGAAACGCATGGCTATCCCGGCCCAGGTGGGTGTAATCATGGGTTCCGACTCTGATTTTCCGGTGATGCAAAAAGCGCTTATCATGCTAAAAAAATTCGACATCCCCTACTATGTCACAGTGGCATCCGCTCACAGAACCCCTGAAAAGGCGGTGCAGCTGGCAACCCAGGCCCGGAAACAGGGAGTCAAGGTGCTTATTTGCGGTGCGGGACATGCGGCACATCTGGCCGGTGTTATTGCTGCCCACACCACCCTGCCCGTTCTTGGCGTACCCATTGACTCCAGTGCCCTTCAAGGCATGGATGCGCTCCTGGCAACGGTGCAGATGCCCCCCGGCATCCCGGTTTCCACCATGGCCATCGGCAAATCCGGTGCCCAGAATGCCGGCATCACAGCTGCCCAGATCATTGGTGTGTCTGACCCATCAGTAGCAGAAAAACTGGCTGCCTTTAAAAAGGAAATGGCAAGCAAGGTGGAACAAAAAGCCGCATCTTTTGCCTGATGCTGGTGTCGCCCAATTTTAGACGTTAAAAAAATGCACCAAAATAAAACCATCCGGGTGGACAAATTCCACCCGGATTCTGACATTATCAATCAGGCCGCCGGTATTCTTAACACCGGCGGCCTGGTGATTTTTCCTGCAGCCTATCTCTACGGAATTGCGGCCAATGCCATGTCCGCCGATGCCGTGGAAAAGGTATTCCAACTCAAACAACGTCCTCGCAACAACCCGATTCTTGTACTGATAAAAAACACGGACCAACTTGGCGGCCTCGTCAAAAACATACCGGATAATGCCCTAAAACTCATGGACAATTTTTGGCCAGGCGGCCTGACCCTGGTATTTAATGCGGCAAACAGCGTCTGCCGCAAACTTACCGCAGGGAGCAGTAAAATCGGCATTCGCCTGCCCGGACACCCGGTGGCCAGTGCTTTGGTCAACAGCGTTGATTTTCCTGTCACCGGCACCAGCGCCAATCTGTCCGGCCGGCCCGGGTGCATGCAAACAAATATGCTGAGCCCTGAAATTGTAGAAAAAACAGACCTGATTCTGAATGCCGGCCCGGTTCAAGGAGGTGCCGGTTCAACGGTTGTTGATGTAACCTGCACACCGCCCAAAATCCTGCGCGAAGGCGCAGTCCCTGCCACAGACATTTACGCCTGCCTCAAAAAACGGGTATTACCGCTTGCGCCCTCTTAAAAATCCAAAACCTGCTCCAAAAAAGCCACCCGCAAGATGGCCAAAATGGGAAATATGATCGTCATTGAGCAACTGTGTTAATTCAGATCCAATATAAATCACAGCTACTAGAATAAAAGCCAAAGGAATTTCCCCGTTCCTGAAATTTGAAAAAGAGCTGCAGAACAGTAAAAATAGATACCGAAGTCTTTGCAACGCATCTTTCGAGGGCCTTGTAATGAGTGACAACGGCGTGATTATCGAGGCCAATACCGTTCTCTCTCAGCTTTCAGGATATCCCGTATCGGAACTTATCGGTATGGCAGTGGTTGACCTTTTTGCGCAAGAAGTACGGGATGATGTCAAAGCCAAAATACAGACGGGCTATGAAAAAATATATGAAAGTGTGGGCTTGACAAAAGCCGGCGCAACCTTTCCCGTTGAAGTGCAAGCAAGGGAGTTCCTTCACGAAAACAGACGGGTCAGATGTGCCGCCATCCGAAATCTCTCAGAACGGTATAAAGTGATGGACGAGCTGCGCGAAAGCGAAACCAAATTCCGTGCCGTTGTAACGGGAGCCCATGATGCCATCATTATGATAGACGGCCACGCAAAAATAATATTCTGGAACAAAGCGGCTGAGAGGCTTTAGACATTATTGACAAAATTCAGGAACCAAGGAATCCCCCCGGGTCCTGAATTCGTTGGTGTCATTCATACAGGCAATACCCTAAAAGCACGCTTTCAGAATATTGAGGATCTCATCTTTATTTAATTTCTTATAACCGCGTCCGGTTATAACTGTAGACTCGGCGATGTTGATTAGCATCTCTTTTGTGGCGCCCAGATCTTTAAGGTTGGTGACGATGCCGCATTCTTTCAAAAAATTCTCCATGGCATTTATTCCTTCTTCTGCGATGACCTCCTTGGTTTTCCCTTCGGCGGAAACACCCCAAATCTCAGTAGCAAACCGGACAAATTTATCCAGCCCGTTGGGATAAATAAAACGGTAATAAGGCAGTGAAATTGCGGCAAGTCCCATGCCGTGGGCACAATCCGTATACGCCCCGAGCTGGTGCTCGATCATGTGTACTTGCCAGTCTTGGCTTTTTGAAAGCCCTGTTAGGGTATTCAAGGCAAGTGTCGCATTCCACACCAGGTTGCTGCGGGACTCATAATCTTGGAGATTTTTCAACGCCGCACGGAGATTATCAATGGATGATTTCAACAGGCTTTCAATAACATAGTCTGTTGTGTTGTTGTCATTACCGCTGAAGTACTGTTCCATGAGATGGGACATGGTGTCAAAAACCCCGCTGACCATCTGATACCGGGATACTGAAAAAGTGTATTCCGGATTCAGAATGGAAAATTTAGGGTATACTTCCGTCGAAAACACCCTGCCGGCTTTTACTTTCGTCTCTTCATGGGTAATGACCGAGCCGCCGTTCATTTCCGATCCCGTGCCCACCATCGTCAAAATAGAGGCCACGGGGACGGTTTTATTGGCAAGGTTTTTATATCCCAACCAGTATTTTTCAAAGGGATCTTCCTCACAGTATGCGGATACGGCAATACCCTTGGCGCAGTCAATGACGGACCCGCCGCCCACAGCTAAAATTAAATCAACATTATTGTCTTTTACAAGTTTGACGCCTTCCATCAATTTATCATAGGTGGGATTGGGCATGACACCGGACAATTCAATCACCTTTTTGCCGGCATCCTTCAAGATGGCCGTCACCTGATCGTAAAGACCGATGGATTTGATGGCATTTTTGCCATAAGCCAAAAGAACGGTATCCCCATAATTGGCAAGTTCGGGTTTCAATTTGTCCAGAGAATTTCTTCCAAAATAAATTTTTGTCGGATTGTAAAATGAAAAATTCAGTAACATATTAAACTCCATGATTTTATGGTTAAAATTGAGTATGATAGAATAATAACCGGTAACAGGGTACCTGTGTAACATTCCAAATATAATTTTGTAACCAGGGATTATCTATGACCCGCGGCATCGAATTATTCTTTACCTTATTTAACAATCTGGCAATATTCATAGCCTTGATTGCCTTTTATCACTATTTGCTCCGTAAATGTCACAAATCGTTTTGGGTACATCGTCAATTACTGCTCGGGATCTCATTCGGTGTATTCGCCATCGGCTGCATGTATTCCCGAATTTCTATATCAGAAGGCGTAATTATTGACCAGAGAAATACCATCATTATCCTGAGCGGCACTTTTGGCGGGCCGGTATCTGTAGTCATCAGTGCTGCCATAACCGCTGCGTTTCGACTCTATCTTGGGGGAACAGGCGTTTTCGGAGGCATCGTGAATATCGCAATGGCTGCAATGGTGGGCACAATTCTACACCGATTTAAAAATAATTTCGAATCCATAAAAAAAACGGCCGTAATTTCCTTATTTGCAACCTTGACGATATTCCCGGGATTCCTTTTTGTTGAAGATCTTCAAACCGGTTGGGCACTATTAAAGGCCGTCGGGTTGCCGTTTGGCACAGCAACTTACCTGGGGGTATTTCTCATCGGCATTATGTTAAAAAAGCAGGAGCAAAGCGTTGTCATTGAACAATCTTTCCGAAAAAGCCAAGAACGACTGAAACTGGCCTTGGCAGGTGCAAACGACGGTTATTGGGATTGGGATCTAAAAACCGATACCGTTTACTATTCCCGCCGTTATAAAGAGATCCTGGGGTACACGGATGCGGAATTTCCCGACATCAGGGAATCCTGGGCAAAACACGTACATCCCGAGGATGTGGAGCCTGCCAGGGCAATCTTACAACAACTCATTGACGGCGAGGCCGAGCATGCCGTGCATGAATTTCGTATGCGGCACAAAGACGGATCACTGCGTTGGATCCTAAGCCGGGGAACTGGCGTAAAAGATGATAACGGGATGGTTTTCAGGTTGACAGGGACTCAAACCGATATCACTGAACGTAAGCGACAGGAAAAAGAACTCCAGGAGAGTGAACTGCGTTTCCAATCCGTTATAGATGCATCGCCCGTGCCTTTTACGATAGAAGACGATTCCGGTAAATTCATTTACATGAATCCCGCCTTCACTGACACCTTCGGCTATACCCTGGATGACATACCCCATATAAACGACTTGTGGCCTACGGTATATCCCGACCCAGCATATCGAAAAAAAATTAAACGCGAAGTGTTAAAGAGATTTAAGCTGTCCGCCCAGGAACAACAACACCTTCACCCCTTGGAAGCCCGTGTTTACTGCAAAGACGGCTCGTTCCGTACGGTTTTAATATCTATAGCCACGCTGGGCGATACGTTTCAAAAGTTGCGCTTAGGTATCCTTTTTGACGTGACATTGATCCGTCGCATTTCCGAACGACTGCAGACAATTCTGGCCAACACCAGTGACGGCATGCACGTCCTGGATGAGCAGGGATGTATCGTTGAGTTCAGCAAATCCTTTTCACACATGCTCGGCTACACCGCAGAAGAGACAGCTCAATTACACATGAGCGACTGGGATATGTACGCGCCCCTTGAAAAAATTTCCTCTTGGATTCAAACGAGTATAAACAACCCGACAACCATCGAGACCCGGCACCGCCGTAAAAACGGAGAGATGCTGGACGTTGAGATCAATGCAAGAGGGATTATTTTAGACGGACAGCCGTTGCTGTATGCTTCCAGCCGCGATATCACGGCACGTAAACGGGCCGAAAATCGACTCAAACAGGCGCTGCTGGAACAAAGTGCCATCTTAGAAAACGCCAACGTCGGCATCATCCAGGTCAAAGATCGCAGAATAGTAAAATGCAACAAAAAAATGCTCCAAATATTCGGATATGACGACGAAGAGATGATCAATAAAAGTACCCGCTTATTCTATTCTTCCCAGAAGCATCAGGACGAAGTTCTTCAAAAAATCGATCCAATTATTTTTGGCGGCGGGGTATACTCGTCCGAGAGAGAGCTCCCCCGCAAAGACGGCTCGCTTGTATGGGTAAAAATTTCCGGCACGGCCATTGATATTGAGGCGCCGGAATCCGGCAGTATCTGGGTATTTGAAGATATCAGTGAAGTCAAAGCCAGGGAACAGGAACTTCAGGAGGCCAAAACCGCAGCCGAGCAAGCAAATAAATTAAAATCCGAATTTTTGGCCAATATGAGCCATGAAATCCGCACGCCCATCAACGGCGTAATCGGTATGACCGAATTGCTTTTAGATACCCAGCTCTCAACGGAACAACTGCACTACGCCAACGCCATTCGTTCCAGTGGGAAACTCCTTCTTGGACTGATAAACGACATTCTTGATTTTTCAAAAATTGAAGCAGGCAAATTGGAGATGGAGACCATTGACTTTGATCTTTTAAGCCTGCTGGGTGATTTTCTGGACAGCATGGCCCCCAGGGCCCACAAAAAAAACCTGGAATTGCTTTGCTCCGTAGCCCAGGGGACGCCAACCGCCCTGAGAGGCGATCCGGGCCGATTGCGCCAGGTGCTGAACAATCTGACAGGCAATGCCATCAAATTTACGGAGACAGGGGAAATTCTGATCAAGGTGTCTGTGGTCAAAGACAATGAAAAAGAGTGCCGGATCCGTATTGTTATCAACGACACCGGCATCGGCATTCCCGAAGATAAACTTGCGCTGCTTTTTGATAAATTCAGCCAGGTCGATGCATCCACCACGCGCAGATACGGGGGAACCGGCCTTGGTCTGGCGATTGCCAAACAACTGGTTGAACTGATGGACGGTGACATCGGTGTCTCCAGCCATGAGAGGCGCGGCTCGAAGTTCTGGTTCACTGTAAAGCTTGAGAAACGCAATGTCAGAGAGTCCGATCGGCAACCGGTGCCGGTGGATCTGCAAGGTTTGCGCATTCTGGTCGTAGATGACAATGCAACCAACCGCGACATCCTTACCACGCAGCTTATGGCCTGGGGTATGCGCCCTGAACAATCGCCCAATGGTCCCCAGGCCCTGGTCGAACTAAAAAAGGCCTTTGATGCGAAAGATCCCTACACGCTTGCCGCTATTGACATGCAGATGCCTGATATGGATGGAAAAACACTTGGGCGTGCCATAAAAAATGATCCAATGCTTGCCTCAATACACCTCATTATGCTCACGTCCATGGGCAGAGGGGGGGATGCCGGGCGATTTGAACAGGCCGGTTTTGATGCTTATGCAAACAAACCCATTCGACAAAGGGATTTTCTTTCTATTTTAGTCAAGACGGTATCCGGGGGATCAACCGCCGCCCCCAGAGCCCTGGTAACCCGCCCCTCAGCCCGTGAAAAACGGCATCTTTTTACCCGGAATGCACGTGTGCTTGTTGTCGAAGACAACGATGTAAACCGGCAAGTGGCCGTTGGTTCATTGGTAAATCTGGGTCTGAAGGCAGATGCGGTAGCCAGCGGTATTGAGGCAATTAAGGCCCTTATGCGCATCCCATATGATCTTGTATTTATGGACATTCAGATGCCCGGCATGGATGGTTTCCAGGCAACCCGCCGTATTCGTAATCCAGAAACAGGTATTCTTAACAATAACATTCCAATCATTGCCATGACCGCCCATGCCATGCAGGGTGACAGGGAAAAATGCGTGTCAAGTGGAATGAACGATTACATAACCAAGCCGATTGATAAAAATATGTTGCTTGAGGTGTTGAAACGGAGGCTGCCCGCATTTACTTCCCCCTCACCTGTTATTCAACCGAACACATCAATGACGGACGACGATATCCCTGAACTTCCCGGAATTGCCATTCAAGAGGCGTTAAAATCCCTGGACATGGATTTTAACACATACAAAATTTATCTACTGGCTTTCCGGCAAGACGCAGAAAACGCCATTGGCGCGCTTGAGGAAAAGACTGAAAGTAATATCCCGGAGGATGTTTCAGCCCTGGCCCATAAGCTTGCAGGCACCGCGGGCAATGTGCGCGCGTTTCAGGTAGAAAAGGCAGCAGCCAAACTTGAACAGGCAACCGAGCAAGGTGACATTCCTGTGACCTTGGTCGATGAACTTAAAAAGTCGCTGCAGACCTTCATTGACTCTGTAAAACCCCTGGAAAAAATTGAAACAATAGATAAAACTGGGAACATTGACTTGAACACAGCTTATCAGTATATGGATAAAATAAAAGCGCTCATCACCAGCAGTGACGTTGTGGAGGCGGATCTGATCCTGGGCTTGACGAATGCCCTGGGAGGCGGCATTGACCCAAGAGTTATAGACAGGCTTAAAAACAGCCTGCAGGACTTTGATTATCAGGAAGCCGATGAAGCCGTCAGATCAATTAAAGCCTGGATGGATAATCAATCTTCCGAGGGAAAAGGTATATGAATAAATTGATAAAAGCCGGTTCGGTCCTCATTGTGGATGACGCGCCGGTTAATATTCGGATGCTGGCAAGTGCCCTGAAAGATACCTACCGGGTCCGGGTGGCAAATGGCGGACTAAAGGCATTGGATATCGCAGGGTCTGAAGACCCGCCTGACATCATCCTTCTTGATGTGAAAATGCCTGAAATTGACGGTTATGAGGTCTGCCGCCGTTTAAAGCAGACCCCGGAGACAATGCAAATCCCCATCATATTTGTTACAACCCGGGGGAGCAGCCAAGACGAGGCCTTCGGGCTTAATCTGGGCGCCGTGGATTATATTT from uncultured Desulfobacter sp. includes these protein-coding regions:
- a CDS encoding SHOCT domain-containing protein; translation: MSIRKKDKDGVFKNIFVAYFILLLHVFLLAGIGLTALLFRGIYHYLPWIMGGIAILVLSIVWFIYARMRATSSSLSQVLGTPEFQDRAVEIRLLGGLASFEIKAKDPALLPNHTGFSPYSDAQLIESASDQAERRLIELNGLYEKDLISKEEFEKVRQRIIQG
- a CDS encoding DnaJ family domain-containing protein, with protein sequence MIPGFEAIVEERIKAAQKQGRFDNLEGKGKPLSFEDSHVPNELRMAHKILKNSGFLPPEVEIRKQMTHVRDLMDQTGQTSKDQTKLHKKLNYLMAKLDAVRSTGPGNTLARDQYRTSLLRKVK
- a CDS encoding D-alanine--D-alanine ligase produces the protein MKKIRLALLSGGVSTERDVSLNSGNQVFEALDKTKYDIKRYDPKFDLAKLVTDAPDIDAALIILHGPFGEDGTVQGLLDLLNIPYQGAGVLGSAVAMNKLIAKRLYRQAGIPTPVYLSICTHAPDPDPEKLKALGLPLVVKPVCAGSSVGMSIVSDYKDLSQAIEKGFQNDDTLILEQYIKGTELTCGVLGNQDLEALPVIEIVPGDGHDFFDYQAKYVAGETNEICPARIDEQTTQQVQKLAIEAHNALFLKGYSRTDMLLLDGKLHVLETNTIPGMTATSLYPQSAAKAGYEFGVLMDKLIELAIEENKRTNLRRAQ
- the purD gene encoding phosphoribosylamine--glycine ligase, with translation MKILVVGSGGREHTLVWKIAESPLADKIYCAPGNAGTATLAENVNIGAEDIDTLATFAQENQIDLTVVGPEGPLVAGIADVFEKKGLAVFGPSGAAAQLEGSKVFSKNHMLKYGIPCAAGKAFTDPGRAKLYAKALGAPCVVKADGLAAGKGVIVCTTLEEANTAIDDMLEGNKFGDAGAVVVVEECLKGEEASFIVFTDGNTVLALPESQDHKRIFDDDKGPNTGGMGAYSPAPVLDHLLRTKAMEEVMIPAVKGMAKEGTPFKGVLYAGLMVDKDSIKVLEFNTRLGDPETQPILMRLKNDIVPLMEACCNGTLHNHKIQIDPRAAMCVVIAAGGYPGSYEKGHEITGLDQANEVKDTVVFHAGTAMDNGKVVASGGRVLGVTSLGDTVEDAINTAYEACAKIDFKDCFKRKDIGAKALKRMAIPAQVGVIMGSDSDFPVMQKALIMLKKFDIPYYVTVASAHRTPEKAVQLATQARKQGVKVLICGAGHAAHLAGVIAAHTTLPVLGVPIDSSALQGMDALLATVQMPPGIPVSTMAIGKSGAQNAGITAAQIIGVSDPSVAEKLAAFKKEMASKVEQKAASFA
- the fusA gene encoding elongation factor G, producing the protein MSKPKNISKIRNIGIMAHIDAGKTTVTERILYYTGRSHKIGEVHDGEATMDWMQDEQDRGITITSAVTYCQWKQANIQIIDTPGHVDFTVEVERALRVLDGAIGVFCAVGGVEPQSETVWRQADRYKVPRMAFINKMDRTGADFFAACDSIKEKLSANPVMIQIPIGAEDRFQGVIDLLTMEQIAWNDETLGAEYTAGPIEDEFMALAEEYRDKLLEAVSELDDDIMEKYLGEEEISVDELRAAIRAATIRRDMVPVLCGSALRNKGVQPLLDAIDYYLPSPKDVPPVKGEHPETEEILEFKPEKNGPLAALIFKVSMIEGRKLSFARIYSGKIASGGDVFNPALKRKEKLSRILRMHANKRERLDEASAGDIVGIVGLKSSVTGDTLCNSDHPVLLEKMEYAQPVISIAIEPKTHADQEKLDDVMEKFMIEDPTLKVSKDEETGQTILSGMGELHLEIIISRMLKEFNTNVNVGKPQVVYREIITAPATGQAVFEREIQGKSHYANVTVELKPLSRGEGVTFKCLVPEEKIAPQYIPNIETGIRGSLDGGFLKGYPIVDVEIVLADGFSEEGKTSELSFGVCAAMAVKEALKNAKMALLEPIMAVEVFVPDANMGDAIADLNARGGKVESITPKSDIQVIKAVVPLSKMFGYSTALRSATQGRGTFTMQFKSFDTV